One part of the Anopheles coustani chromosome 2, idAnoCousDA_361_x.2, whole genome shotgun sequence genome encodes these proteins:
- the LOC131265741 gene encoding uncharacterized protein LOC131265741: MNVFQTVHPLGAHSDFRKNVVMLVLAEMVIGALVQAVSANGIQNEFHAHRSLSGRQIASRRDTRFLPIFTVYQWGQGLCSAASGEYGSCQPNNECVLRGGIPAGPCAGGYGTCCIFMASCGGVVRENGTYFVNPNHPDSTDGTGSCQLTILKMHPDICQVRLDFDHFSLHGPEIVNHICNTDQFLVSGGSPAPTICGSATGEHMYIDAGMGQSNPIILTVITSGPSFARSWRVRISQIPCGAIAKADQGCLQYHTGVSGRVRSFNFDPTNGRQLSNQDYSICIRTERNFCSIQYTACPGSLPGNRSRTFTLSGNSNSIVQAMVGGGTQGTPNSCTNDWLMVPCAKIADRLPMASTCEDKICGGTFNAEVSSVERTVVSTIRPFRLAFHTDSIEAPTDVDNRGFCLDYVQQPCTSNK, encoded by the exons ATGAATGTGTTTCAAACGGTTCACCCTTTGGGTGCGCACAGTGACTTCCGGAAGAATGTTGTGATGCTAGTGTTGGCGGAAATGGTTATCGGTGCATTGGTGCAGGCAGTTTCGGCAAACGGTATACAAAATGAGTTCCACGCTCATCGGTCCCTATCCGGACGGCAGATTGCCAGCCGACGTGATACGCGTT TCCTTCCAATTTTCACCGTATACCAGTGGGGTCAAGGACTCTGCTCGGCCGCTTCCGGCGAGTACGGTTCCTGCCAGCCGAACAACGAGTGCGTCCTGCGTGGAGGCATCCCGGCCGGTCCTTGCGCCGGTGGCTACGGAACGTGTTGTATTT TTATGGCATCGTGCGGCGGAGTCGTGCGTGAGAATGGGACGTACTTCGTCAATCCGAACCATCCGGATAGTACCGACGGTACGGGAAGTTGTCAGCTGACCATCCTGAAGATGCACCCGGACATCTGCCAGGTGCGGTTGGACTTTGACCACTTCTCGCTGCATGGTCCGGAGATCGTGAACCATATCTGCAATACGGATCAGTTTCTGGTGTCCGGAGGGAGTCCGGCGCCAACGATTTGTGGAAGCGCCACGGGGGAACATA TGTACATTGACGCAGGCATGGGCCAGAGTAATCCCATCATTCTGACCGTCATCACCAGTGGGCCCAGCTTTGCCCGATCGTGGCGCGTCCGGATATCGCAGATCCCGTGCGGTGCCATCGCCAAAGCGGACCAGGGCTGCTTGCAGTATCATACGGGCGTGAGTGGCCGGGTGAGAAGCTTCAACTTCGACCCAACCAACGGACGGCAGCTGTCGAACCAGGACTACAGCATTTGCATCCGGACGGAGCGCAACTTCTGCAGCATCCAGTATACGGCCTGTCCGGGCTCGCTGCCCGGAAACCGGTCGCGCACCTTCACCCTGTCCGGAAACTCGAATAGCATCGTGCAGGCGATGGTGGGTGGCGGTACTCAGGGTACGCCGAACTCTTGTACCAACGACTGGCTGATGGTGCCGTGCGCCAAGATTGCCGACCGGCTGCCGATGGCCAGCACCTGCGAGGACAAAATCTGCGGCGGAACGTTCAACGCGGAGGTCAGCTCGGTCGAGCGGACGGTGGTATCCACCATACGACCCTTCCGGCTGGCGTTCCACACGGACTCGATCGAGGCCCCGACCGACGTAGACAACCGTGGCTTCTGTCTCGATTACGTCCAGCAACCGTGCACTAGTAATAAGTGA